One Saccharomyces kudriavzevii IFO 1802 strain IFO1802 genome assembly, chromosome: 4 genomic region harbors:
- the NPL3 gene encoding mRNA-binding protein NPL3 (similar to Saccharomyces cerevisiae NPL3 (YDR432W); ancestral locus Anc_5.542) has product MSDAQETHVEQLPESVVDAPVEDQHQEPPQAPQAPQAPQAPQAPQAPQAPQEPPAPQEPPAPQEEQDVPPPSNAPVYESEEPQSVQDYQQAHQHHQPPEPQPYYPPPPPGEHMHGRPPMHHRQEGELSNTRLFVRPFPLDVQESELNEIFGPFGPMKEVKILNGFAFVEFEEADSAGKAIEEVNGKSFANQPLEVVYSKLPAKRYRITMKNLPEGCSWQDLKDLARENSLETTFSSVNTRDFDGTGALEFPSEEILVEALERLNNIEFRGSVITVERDDNPPPIRRSNRGGFRGRGGFRGGFRGGFRGGFSRGGFGGPRGSFGGPRGGYGGYSRGGYSGYSRGGYGGSRGGYDSPRGGYDSPRGGYSRGGYGGPRNDYGPPRGSYGGSRGGYDSPRGDYGPPRDAYRTRDAPRERSPTR; this is encoded by the coding sequence ATGTCTGACGCTCAAGAAACCCACGTAGAACAGCTACCAGAGTCAGTTGTCGACGCACCAGTCGAAGACCAACACCAAGAACCACCACAGGCTCCACAAGCTCCACAAGCTCCACAAGCTCCACAAGCTCCACAGGCTCCACAAGCTCCACAAGAACCACCAGCCCCACAGGAACCACCAGCCCcacaagaagaacaagacgTTCCCCCACCATCTAACGCTCCAGTTTATGAAAGCGAAGAACCTCAAAGTGTCCAAGATTACCAACAGGCCCACCAACATCACCAACCACCTGAACCGCAACCATACTATCCTCCCCCTCCTCCAGGTGAACACATGCACGGTCGTCCACCAATGCACCACCGCCAAGAAGGCGAACTTTCAAATACCAGATTGTTTGTTAGACCTTTCCCATTGGACGTTCAAGAATCTGAGTTGAATGAAATCTTTGGCCCATTTGGACCAATGAAAGAAGTCAAGATCTTGAACGGCTTTGCAtttgttgaatttgaagaagctgATTCCGCTGGCAAAgccattgaagaagttaACGGCAAAAGTTTTGCCAACCAACCTTTGGAAGTCGTTTACTCTAAATTGCCTGCCAAGAGATACCGTATCACCATGAAAAACTTACCAGAAGGTTGTTCATGGCAAGATCTTAAAGACTTGGCCAGAGAAAATAGTTTAGAAACTACTTTTTCTAGTGTCAACACCAGGGATTTTGATGGTACTGGTGCCTTAGAGTTTCCAAGTGAGGAAATTTTGGTTGAAGCTTTGGAAAGACTGAACAATATCGAATTCAGAGGTTCCGTTATCACTGTTGAAAGAGATGACAACCCTCCACCAATCAGAAGATCTAACAGAGGTGGCTTCAGAGGTCGTGGCGGCTTCAGAGGCGGCTTCAGAGGAGGCTTCAGAGGCGGCTTCTCTAGAGGCGGATTTGGGGGTCCAAGAGGGAGCTTCGGTGGCCCAAGAGGTGGCTACGGTGGTTATTCCAGAGGTGGCTATAGCGGCTATTCCAGAGGCGGCTACGGTGGCTCCAGAGGCGGCTACGATAGTCCAAGAGGTGGTTATGATAGTCCAAGAGGCGGTTATTCCAGAGGTGGCTACGGTGGTCCAAGAAACGATTACGGTCCTCCAAGAGGTAGCTACGGTGGTTCAAGAGGTGGCTATGATAGTCCAAGAGGCGACTATGGTCCTCCAAGAGATGCGTACAGAACCAGAGATGCTCCACGTGAAAGATCTCCAACCAGGTAA
- the CYM1 gene encoding pitrilysin family metalloprotease (similar to Saccharomyces cerevisiae CYM1 (YDR430C); ancestral locus Anc_5.541), producing the protein MLRFQRFASSYAQAQSVRRYPVGGILHGYEVRRILPIPELRLTAVDLVHLQTGAEHLHIDRDDKNNVFSIAFKTNPPDATGVPHILEHTTLCGSVKYPVRDPFFKMLNKSLANFMNAMTGPDYTFFPFSTTNPQDFANLRGVYLDSTLNPLLKQEDFDQEGWRLEHKNVTDPDSNIVFKGVVYNEMKGQISNANYYFWSKFQQSIYPSLNNSGGDPMKITDLKYNDLLDFHHRNYHPSNAKTFTYGNLPLVETLKCLNQQFAGYGKRARKNKLLLPIDLKENLDVKLSGQIDTMLPPEKQLKSSMTWICGAPQDTYKTFLLKVLGSLLMDGHSSVMYQKLIESGIGLEFSVNSGVEPTTAVNLLTVGVQGVNNIQVFKETVNSIFQQLLETEHPFDRRRIEAIIQQLELSKKDQKADFGLQLLYSTLPGWTNKIDPFESLLFEDVLQKFRKDLKTKGDTLFQDLIREYIIDKPCFTFSIQGSEDFSKSLEDEEQTRLKEKISTLDEQDRKSIFERGILLQEKQNEKENLSCLPTLQIKDIPRTGDKYFIDEKNITMSRITDTNGITYIRGKRLLNDMIPYELFPYLPLFAESLTNIGTTKEPFSEIEDQIKLYTGGISTHVEVTPDPNTTEPHLIFGFDGWSLNSKSDHIFEFWSKILLETDFRKNSDKLKVLIRLLASSNTSSVADVGHLFAKGYSAAHYRSSGAINQTLHGVKQLQFINKLHNLLENEETFQREVVDKLIELQKYIINSKDMMFFVTSDSDAQAQLVETQISKFIKKLPNDKRSLNGPKTSDYPLIESKGKPTLIKFPFQVHYTSQALLGVPYAHKDGAALQVMSNMLTFKHLHREIREKGGAYGGGASYSALAGIFSFYSYRDPQPLNSLECFKSSGQYVLDDAKWGMTDLDEAKLTIFQQVDAPTSPKGEGVMYFMSGVTDDMKQARREQLLDVSLLDIHRVTEKYLLNKEGVSTLIGPAIEGKTVSPKWEIKEL; encoded by the coding sequence ATGTTGCGTTTCCAGCGATTTGCATCTTCGTATGCACAGGCACAGTCGGTTAGAAGATATCCAGTTGGAGGTATACTACATGGCTATGAGGTGAGAAGGATACTGCCCATCCCAGAGCTGAGACTCACGGCGGTGGATCTGGTACATCTGCAAACAGGAGCCGAACATTTGCACATTGATAGGGATGACAAGAACAATGTATTCAGCATTGCATTCAAGACCAACCCACCTGACGCCACCGGTGTACCCCATATTCTGGAGCATACAACGTTGTGCGGGTCTGTGAAGTACCCAGTTAGAGACCCCTTCTTCAAGATGTTGAATAAGTCATTGGCGAATTTTATGAATGCTATGACAGGGCCAGATTACACATTTTTCCCCTTTTCCACTACAAATCCTCAAGATTTTGCTAACTTAAGAGGCGTTTATTTAGATTCCACTTTAAATCCGCTACtgaaacaagaagatttCGACCAGGAGGGTTGGAGGTTGGAGCATAAGAATGTTACGGACCCGGACAGCAACATTGTATTTAAAGGGGTTGTTTATAATGAAATGAAAGGTCAGATATCCAATGCTAATTACTATTTCTGGAGCAAGTTCCAGCAGTCCATTTACCCCTCTCTGAATAATTCCGGTGGAGATCCGATGAAAATTACAGACTTGAAGTACAACGACCTCTTGGATTTTCATCACAGGAATTATCACCCCTCCAACGCAAAAACTTTTACATACGGTAATTTACCGTTAGTGGAGACATTGAAATGTTTAAATCAACAGTTTGCTGGATATGGAAAGAGGGCACGCAAAAATAAATTGCTTTTGCCTATcgatttgaaggaaaatttaGATGTCAAATTATCGGGTCAAATAGATACCATGCTTCCGCCAGAAAAGCAATTAAAATCCTCGATGACATGGATATGTGGAGCGCCGCAGGATACATATAAGACTTTCTTGCTGAAGGTGTTGGGAAGCCTATTAATGGACGGCCACTCTTCCGTGATGTACCAAAAACTAATAGAATCAGGAATTGGTTTGGAATTCTCCGTAAACTCCGGCGTTGAGCCAACTACAGCTGTGAATCTGCTGACTGTAGGTGTTCAGGGAGTGAATAATATTCAAGTATTTAAGGAAACTGTGAACAGTATATTCCAGCAACTGTTAGAAACAGAACATCCATTTGACCGCAGACGTATAGAAGCGATAATCCAACAACTGGAACTATCTAAGAAGGATCAAAAGGCTGATTTTGGTCTTCAATTACTATACTCCACACTACCTGGTTGGACAAACAAAATTGATCCTTTTGAGAGTTTGCTGTTTGAAGATGTTTTGCAAAAATTCAGAAAGGACTTAAAAACCAAGGGTGATACTTTATTCCAGGATTTAATACGGGAATATATTATTGATAAGCCATGTTTCACGTTTTCTATTCAAGGTTCTGAAGACTTCTCCAAGTCtctggaagatgaagagcAAACGAGgttaaaggaaaaaatctcTACTTTAGATGAACAAGACAGAAAAAGCATTTTTGAACGTGGCATATTATTGCAGGAGAaacaaaacgaaaaagaaaatttatcgTGTCTGCCCACCTTACAAATAAAAGACATTCCAAGGACTGGTGATAAATACTTCATTGATGAGAAGAACATCACAATGTCCAGAATTACTGATACCAATGGTATAACATACATCAGAGGTAAACGTTTATTAAATGATATGATTCCATACGAACTCTTTCCATACTTGCCCCTTTTTGCTGAATCGTTGACTAATATAGGAACGACGAAGGAACCGTTCAGTGAGATAGAAGATCAAATAAAATTGTATACTGGCGGCATCTCGACGCATGTGGAAGTCACACCTGATCCTAACACTACGGAACctcatttgatttttggGTTTGATGGGTGGTCTTTAAATTCTAAAAGTgatcatatttttgaattctggTCTAAAATCTTGCTAGAAACTGACTTCCGTAAAAACAGTGACAAACTAAAGGTCCTTATTCGGCTACTagcatcttcaaatacATCTTCTGTGGCGGATGTTGGCCACTTATTTGCAAAAGGGTATTCTGCTGCCCATTATAGATCAAGTGGAGCTATTAATCAAACATTGCATGGCGTCAAACAATTGCAGTTTATCAATAAACTGCATAATCTActagaaaatgaagaaacatTTCAGAGGGAAGTCGTCGATAAGCTGATTGAATTACAGAAGTATATtataaattccaaggaCATGATGTTCTTTGTCACTTCAGACTCTGATGCTCAAGCGCAATTGGTAGAAACtcagatttcaaaattcatAAAGAAGCTACCTAACGACAAGCGCTCACTTAATGGACCAAAGACATCAGACTACCCTCTGATCGAATCGAAAGGTAAACCAACTTTGATAAAGTTCCCATTTCAAGTTCATTATACCTCGCAGGCTTTATTGGGTGTACCATACGCACATAAGGATGGCGCTGCACTGCAAGTTATGTCAAACATGTTGACGTTCAAACACTTGCACAGAGAAATAAGAGAAAAGGGTGGCGCTTATGGTGGTGGCGCCTCTTATAGCGCCTTAGCGGGCATCTTTAGCTTCTATTCCTATAGAGATCCTCAGCCCTTGAACAGCTTAGAATGTTTCAAAAGTAGTGGACAGTACGTATTGGACGATGCTAAATGGGGTATGACGGACCTTGACGAGGCGAAATTGACAATCTTTCAACAGGTAGACGCACCTACGAGCCCCAAAGGTGAAGGTGTGATGTACTTTATGTCTGGTGTAACGGATGATATGAAACAGGCAAGAAGAGAACAGCTTTTGGACGTATCCCTTCTAGATATTCATAGAGTCACCGAAAAGTAtttgttgaacaaagaaGGAGTGAGCACTTTGATTGGACCGGCAATTGAAGGCAAGACAGTTTCACCTAAGTGGGAGATCAAGGAACTGTAG